ATATGTAAATTTTAGAAATTGCTCATTTTTAAATAATATTTAGAAAGAAAACGTTTGGAGATGGCGCGCCGGCCGAAGCTTCGCCTGGTCGCGCCGCGCCGCGTAGCTCGCTTTAGTTTTTCTCTCCATGTGATTATGTGAACATCTGGGACCACCCACCGCCTACCTCTTCATCTTATCTCTTGAAAACACACTACAGCCATTGGTTCCCCTCAAGTCTCTCTCCTCGCAATCCCAATCTCGTCAGCCATGGNNNNNNNNNNNNNNNNNNNNNNNNNNNNNNNNNNNNNNNNNNNNNNNNNNNNNNNNNNNNNNNNNNNNNNNNNNNNNNNNNNNNNNNNNNNNNNNNNNNNNNNNNNNNNNNNNNNNGTGCGGCTCCTACCTTTCCTTGGCTGTGACGCTCGTCGCCTTGTCCGCCTTCGCCGGCAGCTGGACACACGCCCTCTCCATGGCCGTCGCAGTTAGGGTGCTTCGGTCGCCATGGCCAAGCTGCATccggccacggccacggcggcgAGTTTGTGCTGGAACCGAGGGGCTTTGCTGGAACTGGGTTTTTTTTTTTGGGTCCACCATTTTGTTTTGCTACAACCCCTTTGTTTTTTGCTACCATCCTCATTCGTTTTTGATGAACATCTTCGTTTTTGTTGGAATTGGTGCCCCTGTCTGCTGCAACCAGCTGGTGTATGTGCTACAAGGTCGGTGCCTCGTCGGGGAAGCTACATCCAGCAGCAAGGAGTGTTGTATCCAACGCCGTTCGAACGTCGGGAGCTGCAACCGGCTACCGGGGGAGCTGTAAGAGTGGGTGGCCACTTTTTTGCTGATGCATTTTTTGCTgaaccaatttttttgtttttgctggaaccggtgtatttttttgctggaaccaagaTAATTTTTTGCTTCTTTGGATATAGAGCTCTCAAATGCTCATGTCGTTTTTGTTGGCACCTAAGTTTGTTTTTGCTACAAGCATTTTTTAATTTTGCTTCAACCAACCACCCGACTTCGACCCGGGGTGATTTTTTTGCTGAAAGATTTCTGTTCCCTTGGCACTCGAACCCGGCGAGTTGGAGACGCAGAGATGATGCATCTAGCCACCCTGACTGCTAGCACATGCATCGTCAGAAGTTTGGTTCCAGCAAATTATTTTGCCACCACCATAATTTTTTACTGGAAACAGCTTCAAATTTTGCTTCCACCATGTTCTGTTTTTGCTAGATCTAGCTTTTGTTTTTGCTTCCACCATGACGACGGCCGGCAGAGATGAGGACAACCGGCGAGGAGGGTGGCTACAGGCGAGCGCACCGAGGCGGGCGGTACTTTCAGGCTGGGCGCATCGCTCATCCATGACAGCGCTGGGAGTTTTTTTTTAAGGAAGAAGACGCCTGGTGAAAGAAAAGGAGAGAATCGTACGGCTATGAGTTATTCGATCGGACGTTGCTAGTACCACCGGCCCAAAgttgggccggcgcaccggcgcctagtAGTGGCCTGTTTAGAAAGCGTTCAAGTATTTGCATCAAGTATGTGTGATTTAAATGGGCCGAGATGAGAGCGGGGGCCGAGGACCGAGCCTGCTACAAGAAGATCACGCTGTTGGTGGGCCGGGACCCTGCCGCAGCGAGAGTCCGTATCCGACTACCAACCGCGCCGCGCCGCGGCGACACTTCCAGAAATCCCCGCAAGAATCCGCGCCAGCGCCAGCACTAGCAGCAGAGCCAAAGCAACCAGAGTGTTCGCCATTGTTCCTCTCCCTAGCCCCCGATCGTACCAGCTGCGAGCATCCAAGAAGAATCGCTGCCGATGCCTGCGCCGCCGCTCCGGACCGTGCACCTGCGCCGGTATCCCTCGCCGCCCGACGCCGCGCCAGAGTCGGCGGCCATCGTGGTCGACGGAGGCGGCGGGGTGGACCTCGCCCGGGTGGGCCGCGCGCTGGGGCTGGACCCCGCCAGCGTCCGCCTCAACGGCTACTTCGTCAGCCGCGGCCCCGGCCACGTCTCCACGGCGGTCACCTGGGGCACGCTCCTCGCCTTCTTCGCCGCGCGCGGGCTCCCCACcggcgccgaccccgccgcccccgtcgccatcCGCGGCaagcccgcgccttcgcccccACGCCCAGGTGTGCCTCTCTTACAGTATAAACGTACTATGAAAAAAGTTCTTGCGGCGCCAGTGTTCTTTGAGCAAACCCCGACTTCTTGATTCCCGGCGCTACTGGAGATAGAGAGCAACATAGCAGTCAATGTTGTTCAGGCCTTCAGGGTCCAATGCTTGGTTGAGTTTTGGGTCAGTTTCATCAAATATTAGTACAGGATATTAAGGGTCCAAAGATGCAGTAGCAACTTatttgagcaagttggatgcatgttCAAATCAGGGGTATTAGAAACTCCACTCTTCCTGACATTCGAGCAAGGGCATTGGGATATTCAACTGCCCCGGTGCTAATGCGTCTGTTATTTTCCAACTCAACTCTGCTCTTCCTGGTTTCGGAACTGTTGGCATACACTATGTTCATAGGCTCACAACATTCTCATCTACTTGTTGCAAAGCTGTGTTACTTAGTACGTAGTATGTGCATCGTGCTAGAAAAATGTTGTTATGCTGCACTCGATAAAAAGCTTAATGTAAACATTTTGATCTGAATCTGTGCATGATATTCCTGTCAGATCCTGGAGTTCTTCAGTCCTCGAAGCGGAAGTCTGGGTTGGAGACAGAAAATTGTTCCAAGAAGAGCAAGCTCCAACACAGCAGCTCAGCTCTTTCAAAATCTAGCGAGGAGCTACTTAGTGATGAGATCACCCTTGGTTTGAAGAGAAGACTCAGGTTGGACGACATGACTCCATCTAAGAGGATCAAACAAGTAGACTACAACTCAGGTGAGTTATAACAGCCGAAGTTCAGTCTCTTAACTTAATCATTCATATTCGTAAATCAAATACATCATATCCGGAAATCTGAACTCTTCcttatttggttgttcttgcattgGATAATCAACCAATTGAGCAGAAACACAGCAGCCAGTCAAATTCTCCTGCAGCTTCATCAACGGGCATGGAAAGCAAGCACGAGATGAGGAGATGGTCACCTCACTCCCATGCAAGAGAGTCCGATGATATGCCAAATCTGTCCTGCAGACTGAGACTTTTGTGTCACAAGTCTTGGTTACTCGAAACAACTCGCAGAGCTGAGATTATGTGAACTGACATGGCTAAGGCTTAAAGCTATGTGTAGATGTGTAGAGTGGTCTGGAGCCATAGTTTCAGATTTGTATCAAGTCCCAGTTGCAACAGTTGTAAGATTTAGTATTTCTTgtttacattggtgtgtttgtatGATGCCAGAAAATCTGCTAATGGTGGTCCAAGATGATGTAATCGGTGCAAAATGCTAATATCAATATTATCAAATCAGTAACCAGTGCATTTGCCTCCTTCCCAAAATATGTCATGTTGGTTTTGTTGAGCAAGTTCATAGAAAAAACTATCAACAGCTACAATACCAAATCAGTATCAATACATACATCATGAAAAAAATTCAGTGTATTTATTTAGTATAGTAGATATTGATatctttctataaacttggtcaacttTTTAAAATGACTTGAGATGAAATTAATATTCCTAATATTTTTTGGAAGGAGTTTTTATAATCAAAACAGAAATGTACTTCTCAATTACATCAACTGCTGCATCTTTATGAGATCAGCTCAAATAttcagtagtactccctccgtaaaaaggTCTTATATTATGTTACGGGGTATTTCACTAGGCAGTTATTAATAGCCGATAATTCTTATTAAATTATAATATTTGGGGTTAACAATTGTGTACATGAGtgggagaagaaaaaaaaactatatgcaAATGAGAGAAAATAAATGCCTAGTATGTTCAGCAGAACACATAATTGTGCATACTTTTGAGCTTTGCATCTAAAATAGTTGAGGATCATACACACAGGCATACAGCTAAAACAATGGCAGCATAAACATTTTAGCCGTAAGCGGTCAACagtagaggaactacatctcttgATATTGACAGTGAGCAAAAAGATTGCACAACTGAGGTAAGAAAAACGCCATTCCAGGAGAAAGATTAGAAGAGCATAACTTCAATAAAGGTGGTAGTCAACTGGTCTGCACTCTTTAACACTGTATTGTCTCTAAatttacccaagtgaggcaagaaaAGCATCATTCCAGGAGAAAGATTAAACAAACATAACTACAACACAGGTGGCAGTTAACCGATCTGCACTCTTAACACTATACTGTGACCTTGCACCTTGAGAACAAAAATATATACAGCAAACTGAAGCATTGATACCTGACATCTGAGTGCAAGGTCACAAGTTCACTACAACGAAGAAGCTTGCACCGCCTGACTGCAAGCATTGATACCTTCAACTATTCTTCCTTTATGGTTCAACAATGCCATCAACTCCCATCCAAAGTTTCCTTCTCCAAAGATAAACTTCTGAGGCAAACATCAAATTCAACATATGTTACTCCTCCAGAAGTCCAAAAGGTTTATTTGAACACAAGATACTTCAGGCTTCAACTTCGTTACCAACAAAGAAGGATTTTATCTCTTCCGTAAAATGGTCCGTCCAGTCAGAGAGAGAAGCAAATGGAAGTAAGCCAGTCAAGGCTGGGATAACAAGCCCCAGCACAGCATAAAATATGCACCGGCGAAACCAGTACGGGAGCCACATACCATCCTTGCTGTGAGTTACTGATATAGGACCATGAAGAACGTGGTAAATAACAGATGGATAACAGTTTCCAAGTAAATGGATGGAACAAAGGACTTCCCACCATACAAGCCAGATATTTCCATCACCGCCTAGAGTGTTGGCACAAAACCTTCCAGCAAAGCCGCAAATAACTCCCAACAAAATGAAATTGAAAGTTATAGGCATATTTGATCCAGTCAGTGCGGAACGCTgggatgctaaccaagcaattgccACAATCATGACTATGCCAAAGCACATACGTGTTGCTGCTATCACATGACATCTGACGAACTGCAAGCCAGAATTGAAGTTTGACACTGAATTTGGCACCCACCAAGATTTAGATCCCTGTATGAGGTGGGAAAAGAGACAGTGAGAAGCTTCTGATTAACAAAGAGACTTATCAAGAGTAATTTTGAGCGATAAGGTAGATGAACGTACCCTTGAAGCAGCTGAACAAGCTGCTGTAACATCAGTTATCCGTTGGTACGAGTGAACATAAGTTCCATAAGCAAAACACACTGACATAATTACCACTGCACTAACAAGGAAATCTATAAGAGTCCTCAGAATTTCTGCATGCCTTGTGTCCTGCATCTGAGTCTTGAATTTCTCTCCTTGGAAGGAAGCTTTCTGAAAACCCAAGGACAACTTAATCTTCTCTAACATGTGCGAGGAGGAGCTAAGAGCTAATTCAGTCTGTTTCAGCTGCAGCTTTCTCATGCTAAGACTAATCTCACGCTCCTTGAGTTCGTTTGAGCGAGCCTGCTCCTTCACAGATCTCTCAAAAGCACTGAGAATGCACTGATCAGCTTCACGAGAGGATCTGCTATGAGCACAATCAGCCAGCTGTCGATTGTCTCTGGCATAAAGAACAAGTTGACTTTCTACAGAGTTCATGAGGTCCTGCTCGATTTCTTTTGTATGATTTTGCAGATCAACAGCGCTCGAGTTTCCTACAGCCCCAGAGCCTCCATGTGTAGAAGAGTATTCAGGAGTAGGACTACTCTCATAGACAGGTGTCTCATTAATACGATGAAGCGTCCTCAGTGTGCTGCTAAATGAATTCTCAAAATTTCTCATGAAACTGTCAAACCTGTCACCATATGTCTATACAACTGATAAGTAAAAGATATACAAGGAATGTCAACAGAAAGGTGAGCTCCAACAAAAAGAGGGCCATGCTTACATTTGCCAAAGATTCCTTCACCGCTGATGTACAGATCTGCGATTTGAGACAACATTTTTAATGGTTTACAGGGCTTATTGCTAAATTATAAATCATGTACCTTGGAAAGGATGACCGGATGCAATCTTTCGCCTGAATCATTGCTCGAATTCATAACCTGTCATCAGGGAAGGTAACTCCTTATTACCCTGACCAATAAGGTAGACCATTTAACAAAATGATCATGAAACGCAAATGTGTAGTAGTACGCGGGTGAGTACAATGTATCGTTTACTAAAGAGAACAAGTGTGCAGTTGTGGGAACTGCAAACAAATGAAAAGGCGGCGAATGTAAGCAGACGTGCATAAGTTGGCATTGGAAAGATGAAGTGGAGGAAAGAAAGGCAgcacattcaacagttcaattttAGATCATTTAGCGTTCACCACAGATATGGAAATTAGTAACAACGTCGAATCTTGGAACCAATAGCAGACGTTGCACTAAATCGACAAGCTGTGCTCAATCGGACAAGCAGCCACGGTTCGCAAACATTAAACCCCATGTTATTTCATCTACTTATAATTCTATTACCCCATGCTAGTACAAGTAAACAGTCAATTTTCCTTTATTTTTTTGCTGCAGTTTGCAGAAGGAGGTTCTCCTTCCAATAGGCACACTAAACTTTCATTCCATGAAACTACACCTTAAGGGCGCAAACATTTCTTCCGGTTTCTATGTTGACTAGGAGGTTTTACAGCATATGCATTGGTGCAGTACAATTACAAATGTGCAAACCTCAAAACCAAAAGATGGTAATACTAGGAACttaaatttttttttgaaagataTACTAGGAACTTATCAGCTGTGTAAAGGCAGCATATAGTTTTAAAGAAAATGCTACTCCCTCCCATCCGAATTAATTGTCAGCGTCAATTAAatcggatcggagggagtacaaatgCTGGACTAGCGCAACCATGTATGTAATACCAAGCAAAAAAATTCGAGACTTTATTGTGTACCACCGGCCGGCAGAGCACGTACCCGCGCGAGAACTGCCGCGAACGACATCCCCAGGGGCAGCGCGAGGTCGTCCTGCGCGGCGGCGCCGCCATtatcttcgccttcgccgtcgccgccccgagaAGCCAGTGCGGCGGGCGCCGGACCGCGCCGCCGGCGCAGCGGGCGGAGCCGCACCCCCTTGCGCGGCCGGGAGGCCCGCAAGCCGGAAGAGGATGCCGACGAGGACGCAGGGGCGGGCTCGCCGGCGAGGCCGGGCCCGTCGTCCATCCCGGAGGGGAGAGGGGGTCCCGCGAAGCCGGTGGTAGTCAAATGGGGTTCCGCGATCTGGATGGAGATGGATGGGGAACGGCCGACAAGAACGAAAACGAAGCGGCGTGGGAGTAAACAGAACTACGGATGTGTGCGCGGCGGTTGGGCTGAATTAGCCGTTGGATTTTCGTTCAGAGAATGGGATTTTGCCCTATCTTTTCCAAGCCTTTTGATCATTTTTGTATATTTTTTAGCCCTTCTTTTGCATGGTATACATGATATTTTACCCTAATTTTATTTGTCGTTTGACCATTTGCCTTTTGCCCCTTTTCTAAAATTTATATCATCTCCAGAATTTAGCTGACATGAAAAAACCAAGTTACCCCttctatgaatttcaccaaattgaaTTCATCTATACCGCACGCCGGCAGCGAGAAGAGTGGAGTGTTGTTCCCCAAACTATTGCATGGCACTCAGCAAAAGGAAGCAAGAAGTGTGCAGAAGGGGTGGGAGGTCTTGACGAGCGGTGCTACAGGCATGAGCTAAGGAGCGGCTTCGACCTACCTCAGTTGGGAGGGGGGCTCAAGGGCAAGCATAATTTCTACCTAACTACTTAAATGCTAATTAGCAGATAATCCCTCATTAGATAAATATCTGGAGAACCCGTACCCAGATCTCGACACAACATCATGATCTTCGAGGCAAACAGTGTTGACGAACTTGGCTGCAATTCAAGGAGGCCGATCTTCCGCCAAGCGGCGATAAATTGGGGTTTGTTGCGCTACTTCACGCCACGGTGACCCGGTGCCACCCCCATGCAACAGTGACCAGCCGTTTGTGATGCCATGGGGCCGAAGACTTTGCGCCGCCCACGCGCCATCAATTAGTGGATGTGCGTTCCCTCGATGTGAGAACGATCCGAAAGCGACGACTCTGCTTGTCCTTTGAAGTTTCGATTCCGAAGTGGAATTGTATCGGTTGAATGTGGCGGTTTGGGGGTACATATTCTATTCTAGCGTCGACAATTTTCTAATATAATTCGTGGATGTAATTGAGAACACGATGATTTCAAAGATGCATTAAAGGATTAGAAACATTGAGAAGGATGAACATATGCTTGTGATTTGCCATTATATTTCAGAAAATTGATGTCTCTGTTCAACTTTATCAATGGAAATCGTATTTGCGGTCATTGTGTGATGGATGGCATACTTCTTGCACATGCTTCGGTAACAGCAAAACTGATGCTTTTGCTTACTTGCATCTAAACACGCTCTTGATTTTCTGAAGTGAACCATGGCAACAAAGTTCACCTACAGACTCTTAGGAAACGGGCGAAAATTTGATTCCGCCAAACAATATCATTTTTGAAGCACTCAAATAACGATGTGATGATTTTGGGCCGGTTAAATGGACTATGAAAGCACTTGGACGGCCCATCGTTACTATGTTTGCGTCGAGAAAATAATCTTTCAAGCGCGAAAAATATTTCAAGTGGATGTGGCATTCCCTCGATGCGACAACGACCCGAAAAGCGACGACTCTGCTTGTCCTCTGAAGTTTTGATTTCGAAGCGGAATTGTCCTTTGTAGTTTCGATTCCGAACTtgaaagagcaagactcaatttatcacaacaaagatagagagggaagaacaccatatgaTTACAACAAGATCGTGCCCtatcaagatcacgagagagagagagagagagagagagagagagagacagagatcaaCCACTAGctgctagtacataccctcagccNNNNNNNNNNNNNNNNNNNNNNNNNNNNNNNNNNNNNNNNNNNNNNNNNNNNNNNNNNNNNNNNNNNNNNNNNNNNNNNNNNNNNNNNNNNNNNNNNNNNNNNNNNNNNNNNNNNNNNNNNNNNNNNNNNNNNNNNNNNNNNNNNNNNNNNNNNNNNNNNNNNNNNNNNNNNNNNNNNNNNNNNNNNNNNNNNNNNNNNNNNNNNNNNNNNNNNNNNNNNNNNNNNNNNNNNNNNNNNNNNNNNNNNNNNNNNNNNNNNNNNNNNNNNNNNNNNNNNNNNNNNNNNNNNNNNNNNNNNNNNNNNNNNNNNNNNNNNNNNNNNNNNNNNNNNNNNNNNNNNNNNNNNNNNNNNNNNNNNNNNNNNNNNNNNNNNNNNNNNNNNNNNNNNNNNNNNNNNGAACTACTCCCGCCAAGTCATGGAAGCagcgaggatgatgaagatggcctccggtgatgacttcccccctccggcagggtgccaaaacggaGCTCCGGATGAGGTCGCTTCAGAACAGAGCCTTGCGGTGGCAGAAAAAATCATCTAGATTAACTTTCGGGGgtttctaaatatataagaattttTAGCGTTGGAATCACGCGAAGAGGTACCACAGGAGGCACAAGGCATCAGGGCGCGCCTACCCCGGCCCCCAGGGCGCGCCATGTCGCCTTGTTGGGCCCCTGTGGGTCTTCTggtacttcctcgaagcttcccgggtctctttccttccagaaaaaattgtcaaaaagtttcgtcacgtttggattttgtttggtatggatattcttaaacacaaaaaacaaacagaaaacaacaactggtcctgggcactaggttaatatgttagtccatgaaaatcatataaaaatataccaaaaccatataaaattattgtaaacatggcatgaatactttaaaaattatagatacgttggagatatatcAGAGAGATACACAATAATTCTCTTCTAACATTCACAATT
The Triticum dicoccoides isolate Atlit2015 ecotype Zavitan chromosome 3A, WEW_v2.0, whole genome shotgun sequence genome window above contains:
- the LOC119270079 gene encoding uncharacterized protein LOC119270079 — its product is MPAPPLRTVHLRRYPSPPDAAPESAAIVVDGGGGVDLARVGRALGLDPASVRLNGYFVSRGPGHVSTAVTWGTLLAFFAARGLPTGADPAAPVAIRGKPAPSPPRPDPGVLQSSKRKSGLETENCSKKSKLQHSSSALSKSSEELLSDEITLGLKRRLRLDDMTPSKRIKQVDYNSETQQPVKFSCSFINGHGKQARDEEMVTSLPCKRVR
- the LOC119270080 gene encoding protein CPR-5-like, encoding MDDGPGLAGEPAPASSSASSSGLRASRPRKGVRLRPLRRRRGPAPAALASRGGDGEGEDNGGAAAQDDLALPLGMSFAAVLARVMNSSNDSGERLHPVILSKICTSAVKESLANTYGDRFDSFMRNFENSFSSTLRTLHRINETPVYESSPTPEYSSTHGGSGAVGNSSAVDLQNHTKEIEQDLMNSVESQLVLYARDNRQLADCAHSRSSREADQCILSAFERSVKEQARSNELKEREISLSMRKLQLKQTELALSSSSHMLEKIKLSLGFQKASFQGEKFKTQMQDTRHAEILRTLIDFLVSAVVIMSVCFAYGTYVHSYQRITDVTAACSAASRGSKSWWVPNSVSNFNSGLQFVRCHVIAATRMCFGIVMIVAIAWLASQRSALTGSNMPITFNFILLGVICGFAGRFCANTLGGDGNIWLVWWEVLCSIHLLGNCYPSVIYHVLHGPISVTHSKDGMWLPYWFRRCIFYAVLGLVIPALTGLLPFASLSDWTDHFTEEIKSFFVGNEVEA